TGCAGCTGGTGCCAGTTCCCCGCTCCTTCTCGCTCGATCGCCGCGAGGCAGATATTGTTATTTCTATGGACAGACCATCGCAAGGGCGACTGGTGGCCAGAAAGCTGGTTGATTACAGTTTGGGTTTTTATGCTTCGTCCAGCTATATCGAGCGCTTTGGGATGCCCGCCTCGCGTGATGAGCTTAAGAATCACCGCTTGGTCGGTTTTGTGGAAGACCTGATTTACTCTCCTTCGCTGCATTACAAGGACGAGATGATGAAAGGGCAGCAGTCCCAGTTTGAATGTGCGAGCGCTCTGGGGCAAACCGAAGCGGTCAGAGCTGGGGTCGGTATAGGTGTTTTGCATGGATTTATAGCCAGAGAAGACGAAACCCTTGTAGAAATATTACCGGATTTAAAAATTCAACGGGCCTATTGGGCTGTTTATCATGAAAGCACGCGTCAGTTGAGACGTATCAAAGCAGTTTCCGATTTTATTTATAGGCTTGTCGAGCAAGAGCGCGAGATATTCCGATAGAGTCTTTCGCTGCTGCATGTGGCATTATGACCACATCCACTTTAAACTTTTGTAGGTTAATGTGGTTGACAATCCAAGGATTTTCCATTCATTATTAGAATAATTCTAATCTAAGGTTATTCTCCCATGGTCTTGAGTCTTTTTACCAATAGCAAGCGTTCTTTCTCGACGCTTTCAGAGAAAGAAGTGCTGGCATTGGCTATCTCCTCAGAAGAGGATGATGCTCGCATTTACAGGGCTTATGCAGAGCATTTGCGTACTGAGTACCCGCAGACGGCTAAGATTTACGAAGATATGGCTCTCGTTGAGGACCAGCATCGCAGCAATCTTATCGAGATGTATAAGGCCCAGTTCGGAGAGGCAATTCCTCTCATTCGGCGTGAGCATGTTCGCGGTTTTTATGATCGCAAACCTGATTGGCTGATGAAGTCTCTATCGCTGGAAAAAATCCGCAACGAAACCATTTCGATGGAGAACCAGTCTGCGCGTTTTTATCGTGCAGCGATTGATCAGGTCACAAACGCCGATACGCGCAAGTTGCTCGGCGATCTGGCTCTGGCAGAAGAGGGCCATGAGGATATGGCTCGCGATTTACAAGGCGAGCACACTCCTGACGATGTGAAAGATGATGAAGCCAGTCATGAGCACAAGCAATTTGTTCTGACTTGGGTGCAGCCCGGCCTTGCTGGTCTTATGGATGGCTCTGTCTCTACACTCGCGCCTATCTTTGCCGCCGCTTTTGCAACACAGGATACATGGCAAACATTCCTGATCGGTTTGTCTGCCGCTGTTGGTGCCGGTATTTCCATGGGCTTTACGGAAGCTGCCCATGATGACGGCAAGATTTCGGGGCGTGGGTCTCCCATCAAACGCGGTATTGCGTCTGGTGTGATGACGATGCTCGGTGGCCTTGGCCATGCATTGCCTTATTTGATCCCGTTCTTCTGGACTGCGACTTTCATCGCCGTTGTCATCGTCTTCTTCGAGCTTTGGGCGATTGCCTGGATCCAGAACAAATATATGGAAACGCCGTTCCTGCGCGCAGCCTTTCAGGTCGTGCTTGGTGGAGCGCTGGTGCTGGCTGCCGGTATCCTCATCGGCAGTGGCTGATCTGGCTTCCTGCTTTCCATGAAAGCCATTCAGGGCCCGTTGCTTGTCTCTTGGTTGAGAAGGAGTGGCGGGCCTTTTTCGTTCGTCAGAGTTGTTGTGGTTCGTGCGGGATCGCTTGCCAATTCGATTTTGAGAGTTGCCCGCCGTTCAAGCGAAAGTGAAAGGTGGGTGATCAGGATAACGCGAAGGGTTAATTGCCAAATTGTCGCAGCCTTTGATAGGCTGATGCGACCGTTCCCTAAATTGTGGTGAGGTTGCTCATGGATGAGGCACCTCGGTAACTGTTTCAGGAGAGACAATATGGCACCAAGTTCTTACCAAGCGCCTCGCACGGATAGTCGTGGTCAGGAAAGCACCTCTCAAGATGCGCGCATTGCTTTTGAGAAGGCATATTCAACAACGACCGTGGGCGACATTCTGAAAGACAAGGAAGTCTCACTTTATGCCGTGACGGTCAGTTCCAGCCTGCAAGCCGTCATAGCCGAACTGGAAATACGCAAAATTGGCAACATGCCAGTGATCGATCCCAACAAGGGGCTGGTTGGCGTTGTCTCCGAGCGCGATGTCATTCGCGCGACCGGTGAGTTTGGAAATGAGGCTCTTGCGCGTCCTGTGAAAGACTTTATGACTGCCAATCCGCAGACCTGTTCGAAAGAGGATACCGTTGGCGATGTCATGAAGAGAATGACGGACGGACGTTTCCGCCATATGCCTGTGGTCGATGGC
This window of the uncultured Cohaesibacter sp. genome carries:
- a CDS encoding iron exporter MbfA, whose protein sequence is MVLSLFTNSKRSFSTLSEKEVLALAISSEEDDARIYRAYAEHLRTEYPQTAKIYEDMALVEDQHRSNLIEMYKAQFGEAIPLIRREHVRGFYDRKPDWLMKSLSLEKIRNETISMENQSARFYRAAIDQVTNADTRKLLGDLALAEEGHEDMARDLQGEHTPDDVKDDEASHEHKQFVLTWVQPGLAGLMDGSVSTLAPIFAAAFATQDTWQTFLIGLSAAVGAGISMGFTEAAHDDGKISGRGSPIKRGIASGVMTMLGGLGHALPYLIPFFWTATFIAVVIVFFELWAIAWIQNKYMETPFLRAAFQVVLGGALVLAAGILIGSG
- a CDS encoding CBS domain-containing protein produces the protein MAPSSYQAPRTDSRGQESTSQDARIAFEKAYSTTTVGDILKDKEVSLYAVTVSSSLQAVIAELEIRKIGNMPVIDPNKGLVGVVSERDVIRATGEFGNEALARPVKDFMTANPQTCSKEDTVGDVMKRMTDGRFRHMPVVDGDELEGVISIRDIVMHRVKEVEYETLRLKQLMVG
- a CDS encoding LysR family transcriptional regulator, translated to MNWDDVRIFLAVARAGQILQAARRLGVNHATVARRLTSLEEALQAKLLKRHTSGCSLTPEGESFLLTAERMETEMLAARAHIGSTDTAVAGVVRIGAPDGFGVTFLAPRLQPLLELYPDLTVQLVPVPRSFSLDRREADIVISMDRPSQGRLVARKLVDYSLGFYASSSYIERFGMPASRDELKNHRLVGFVEDLIYSPSLHYKDEMMKGQQSQFECASALGQTEAVRAGVGIGVLHGFIAREDETLVEILPDLKIQRAYWAVYHESTRQLRRIKAVSDFIYRLVEQEREIFR